ATCTTCGGGTTTGTTATTATGGTTTGGATTCTCAAAAAGTTTGCCTGGAAGCCAATTCTGGGTATTCTGGCCGAACGGCGGGAAAAAATAATATCCGAGTTCGACAATATCGAATCAGGAAAGGCCGAAATAGCCCAAACCAAAGAAGGGTATGAGGCCAAGCTCAAAGATATCGATAATCTCGCCCGTCAGAAATTGACCGAAGCGGTCAATGAAGGTCAAAAAATCGCGGCGGAGATTAAAGAGAAGGGTCGCGACGAGGCCAAGGGCATCATCGACAACGCCAAGGCGCAACTTGACCGCGATGTCGAAAAAGCCCGTGCCGGTCTTAAAGAAGACATGGTCAATATGACTATTTCGGCGGCCGAAAAAATCATTTCGGCAAAGGTGGACGAACCGGAAAACCGTCGGCTGATCGGAAACTTTATCGATAGCGTGGAGAAAGCTTAAAAGATGTTAGCGCAGGAAGTCGCCAAAAAATACTCGACCGCCCTGTTTAATATTGTTCGGGATAAGGGCTTGATTGACGAAGCTTACCAACAGTTCGAGGAGCTTGACGCTCTGATAAACAAAGACCGCACGCTGTTGCAGTTTCTTTTGGCTCCTCATATTCTCGATCAGCACAAACTGGCGTTGATTCGCGATGTTTTCAAAGAGCGCTTAAACCCGCTTTTCCTCGAATTTCTCCTCGTCCTGATTCGCAAGCACCGCATCGGTTTTCTGCATAACATTTGCGAAGAGTTCCGGGAACGAGTGGCCAAAGCGCGCGGGATGCTCGTCGCCAGGGTGACAACGGCGACGTCTATGAATGATGATGAACGACGCCGACTCACCGAAAAACTCGCCGGCAAAAC
This is a stretch of genomic DNA from Candidatus Zixiibacteriota bacterium. It encodes these proteins:
- the atpF gene encoding F0F1 ATP synthase subunit B, whose protein sequence is MDLFAELLDWKLIATHIFGFVIMVWILKKFAWKPILGILAERREKIISEFDNIESGKAEIAQTKEGYEAKLKDIDNLARQKLTEAVNEGQKIAAEIKEKGRDEAKGIIDNAKAQLDRDVEKARAGLKEDMVNMTISAAEKIISAKVDEPENRRLIGNFIDSVEKA
- the atpH gene encoding ATP synthase F1 subunit delta gives rise to the protein MLAQEVAKKYSTALFNIVRDKGLIDEAYQQFEELDALINKDRTLLQFLLAPHILDQHKLALIRDVFKERLNPLFLEFLLVLIRKHRIGFLHNICEEFRERVAKARGMLVARVTTATSMNDDERRRLTEKLAGKTGKTIELEEKVDPKILGGMIIILGDQIIDGSVRHHLAILKEDLMKLKVA